The genome window CAATTCAGAATGATAAAGGGTGGTGGGGGTGCTTTATTCAAAGAAAAGATACTGTTAAACTCTGCGAAGAGGAGGTTCATCCTTGTGGATGAGAGTAAATTCACAGAATCATTGAATAAGCCGGTACCAATTGAAGTCCATCCCTTCGCCCGGACTGTGATCGAGAGGTCTTTAAAATCGATGGGTGGTATACCAAAATTAAGATTAAGAGAGAAAGGTTATCCATTCATCACCGATAATGGTAACCTTATATTGGATACGAATTTTGGTGAAATCTCTCAACCAAAAGAGTTAGAATTGAAGATCAAGGCTTTGCCAGGTGTTATAGAGGTTGGGATCTTTACATGTAAAATCGATAGAGTGTATAAAGTAAGTAAAGATGGTTATGTAGAGCGTATCGATGTAAATCTTTAGAGACTTTTGAGCTAGTTCGAGTTAGTTCAAGTTAGTTCAAGCTGGTTCGAGTTGTTTGAGTTAGTGTCAGAATCGCAAGGAAAAATAATTTTTTCTTTTAAAAATCTGACACTAAATATAAAGCTCCATTTTAAAGATCACTTTTGATCCCATGACTTAAGCTTTTTCACAAATTTGAAGCATTAGAGTTAATATTTTAATATTAAAGGGGTCATCCTATTACCGATTCATCTCG of Nitrososphaerales archaeon contains these proteins:
- the rpiA gene encoding ribose-5-phosphate isomerase RpiA, translating into MRLRNFLKRMAEVVVRDLEGANVNIVGLGSGSAVAAFVRALGDYVKHHRIGISVIPSSIQIQLIAERFGLNICSHHLIPFIDLVVDGADQIDRQFRMIKGGGGALFKEKILLNSAKRRFILVDESKFTESLNKPVPIEVHPFARTVIERSLKSMGGIPKLRLREKGYPFITDNGNLILDTNFGEISQPKELELKIKALPGVIEVGIFTCKIDRVYKVSKDGYVERIDVNL